The Syntrophorhabdales bacterium nucleotide sequence ATGATAGCGGAACAGGGAGAGACCCTCCGGGCGTCGAAGCCAGTTGGTTTGTATAGATTCTATGGATGAGCAAAAATATAACGTAAAGGTTCTCGAAAAAACCGTCAGGATACTTAATCTCTACACCTATACCGAGGGAGCGCTCACCCTCGATCAGATCGCAAAGAGGGCCGGTCTGTCCAAGACGACCGCTTTTCGTATTCTGAAGACCCTCGAGAAGCACGAGATTTTCAAGTATAACGAGAGAGAGGAGACGTATAGCCTTGGACTCAAGCTTATGGAGCTGGGGGGGATGGTCTACTCTTCGCTATCCATTCGGAAGGTCGCTTCACCGTATCTCGATTCCCTGGCCCATTCCCTCAAGGCAACGATACTTCTGGGCATCATAAAAGACGAGCATCTGCTTTACATCGACAAGAGAGAATCGGAAAGTATCATCAGGGTTTCCTCGTACATAGGGCTGAAAAGACCGCCGTATTACGGAATGCTGGGGATGACGCTTGTTGCCCACATGCCGGATGAACAGAGGAAAAAGCTTCTCCAGTCGTACCCTCCGGAGAAGATCACCAGCAAGACGGTCGTCGATGTCAGGGAGTTGATGCACAGATTCGATGAGACAAAGAAGTCCGGCTACTATGTCGAGAGGGAAGAGGCAATCGATGGGGTACTGGGCATCGGTGTGCCCATACGAGACTTCTCCGGCAATGTTGTGGCAGCCCTTGGCGCCTGCATGCCCGTGTTTCAGGTGAATGAAAAGTTCACGCAGCGCGCTATCAAGGAATTGACCGCAGCCTCGGCGTCCATCTCAAAAGAGCTGGGCCACAAGTAGAAAAAGGTAAACCTCTATCTGTTTTATCTCTTGCCTCTACCTTCTTTATCTCTTTCCTGCTTCACTCTGCTCTTAGTAAGGAGATGCTACCTTTAGTTCCTTCTCTTTCTTTGTCCAGACGGGAACACGCTCGTTTATGAATTTAAGGTAGCCTTCCAGGTCTGGTCTCTTATTTCCCTTAGCCTCCAATTCCTTCAGGTGCTTTTCGATGACGGGGTGGGCAGCGGTCGTCCACCGCTTCGATTCCTCGTCTGAAAGCGGTATCAGCTGACCACCGTTCTTCAACAGAAAATCACGGCCTTCTATATCGATGTCGTTCGACGCGACGCCGTACTTGTCCTTCCACTGCGCTGCAGTCTCGGTGAATATTTTCTTGGCATCTTCGGGAAGCGCATTCCACTTGTTTTTGTTCATGACAATGTAGAACGTGTAGACTGTGCCCACCTTGTACGAGAGCGTGGCATACCGGATGATCTCACCTGTCTTCCAGCCTTTCTGAACTTCCATCGAAGTGAGAAGTCCATCCACAACGCCCCGTTGCAGACCGTCGTAGATGTCTGCCATTTCCACTCCAACCGGGGTTCCACCCAGAGCCTTCAAAACGTCGGCAGGTCTCCCGGTAGCCCTGATCTTCAGGCCCTTCAGGTCCTCAAGTGTTCTTACCGGCTTCTTCACCGTGGAGATAATCTGTGGTCCCGTTGAATAGAAGAGGAGCACGTGAACAGCGTCCCATTCCTTCTGGTGAAACTGGTTGTAGAAATCATTTGCTACCTGACCGGCGACGTACCCGCTGGGATAGCCCAGTGGCAGGCTGAGCGTCTCCGTGACAGGGAAACGGCCTCTGGTGTACTCGCAGTGGGAGAGACCGATGTCTGAGACACCGTTTACCACGCCTTCAAACATTTTCGTGGCGGTCGTGAGAATGCCGCTTGGGTAGTACGCGATTTCGACCTTTCCATTGGTGCGCTTCTTTATCTCGTCGCAGAACTGCTGGCCCAGAATGGCGTACTGGTGGGTTGCAGGAAAGAAGTTGCTGAACTTGAGCTTCACCGGCGTC carries:
- a CDS encoding TRAP transporter substrate-binding protein, coding for MKKLSLLVLASLVLCIASLPSAPLFAQTPVKLKFSNFFPATHQYAILGQQFCDEIKKRTNGKVEIAYYPSGILTTATKMFEGVVNGVSDIGLSHCEYTRGRFPVTETLSLPLGYPSGYVAGQVANDFYNQFHQKEWDAVHVLLFYSTGPQIISTVKKPVRTLEDLKGLKIRATGRPADVLKALGGTPVGVEMADIYDGLQRGVVDGLLTSMEVQKGWKTGEIIRYATLSYKVGTVYTFYIVMNKNKWNALPEDAKKIFTETAAQWKDKYGVASNDIDIEGRDFLLKNGGQLIPLSDEESKRWTTAAHPVIEKHLKELEAKGNKRPDLEGYLKFINERVPVWTKKEKELKVASPY
- a CDS encoding IclR family transcriptional regulator — its product is MDEQKYNVKVLEKTVRILNLYTYTEGALTLDQIAKRAGLSKTTAFRILKTLEKHEIFKYNEREETYSLGLKLMELGGMVYSSLSIRKVASPYLDSLAHSLKATILLGIIKDEHLLYIDKRESESIIRVSSYIGLKRPPYYGMLGMTLVAHMPDEQRKKLLQSYPPEKITSKTVVDVRELMHRFDETKKSGYYVEREEAIDGVLGIGVPIRDFSGNVVAALGACMPVFQVNEKFTQRAIKELTAASASISKELGHK